A portion of the Achromobacter sp. MFA1 R4 genome contains these proteins:
- a CDS encoding CaiB/BaiF CoA-transferase family protein, with the protein MIDQPLPDTPIAGPLAGVRILDLSSVVMGPYATQVLADLGADVIKVESPAGDNMRAVGPMRNPGMGHLYLHLNRNKRSIVLDLKTPEGLEACLKLAERCDAVLYNIRPQAMARLGLSYEAVAARNPRIVYVGAYGFGEAGPYAGRPAYDDLIQGQTGIAALSAQQSGDVPRYAPLTLADRAVGLHVGIALVSAVLSAQTLGRGQQVEIPMFEGMAHLVLGDHLGGATFEPPMGPTGYARLLAPHRRPYATADGYICLLIYNDKHWRNFFDLIGRPELSRDPRFCTHGARAAHISEVYAFVAEVIATRPSQDWLDALARADIPASQLYTIDGLLQDEHLAATGFIHEMDHPSEGRIRTTAPLGRYAGTPTSIRRPAPRLGQHSREVLAEAGFGPEQIDAMLARGITQDGNNDGF; encoded by the coding sequence ATGATCGACCAGCCCCTGCCCGACACGCCCATCGCCGGGCCGCTTGCCGGCGTGCGCATCCTGGACCTGAGTTCGGTGGTGATGGGGCCGTACGCCACCCAGGTCCTGGCGGACCTGGGCGCGGACGTGATCAAGGTGGAGTCGCCGGCCGGGGACAACATGCGGGCCGTCGGCCCCATGCGCAACCCCGGCATGGGGCACCTCTACCTGCACCTGAACCGCAACAAGCGCTCCATTGTCCTGGACCTGAAGACGCCCGAGGGGCTGGAGGCCTGCCTGAAACTGGCCGAACGCTGCGACGCCGTGCTCTACAACATCCGCCCCCAGGCCATGGCGCGGCTGGGACTGTCGTACGAGGCGGTGGCGGCGCGCAATCCGCGCATTGTCTACGTGGGCGCCTACGGCTTTGGCGAAGCCGGCCCCTACGCCGGCCGCCCCGCCTACGACGACCTGATCCAGGGCCAGACCGGCATCGCCGCCCTGTCGGCGCAGCAGAGCGGCGACGTGCCGCGCTATGCCCCCCTGACCCTGGCCGACCGGGCCGTCGGCCTGCACGTGGGCATCGCGCTGGTGTCCGCCGTGCTGAGCGCGCAGACGCTGGGGCGAGGCCAGCAGGTGGAGATTCCCATGTTCGAGGGCATGGCGCACCTGGTCCTGGGCGATCACCTGGGCGGCGCGACCTTCGAGCCGCCGATGGGGCCCACCGGCTACGCGCGCCTGCTGGCGCCGCACCGCCGGCCGTACGCCACTGCCGACGGCTACATCTGCCTGCTGATCTACAACGACAAGCACTGGCGCAATTTCTTCGACCTGATCGGCCGGCCCGAACTGTCGCGGGACCCGCGCTTCTGCACCCATGGCGCGCGCGCCGCGCACATCAGCGAGGTCTACGCCTTCGTGGCCGAGGTGATCGCCACGCGGCCCAGCCAGGACTGGCTGGACGCCCTGGCGCGGGCGGACATTCCCGCCTCGCAGCTCTACACCATCGACGGCCTGCTGCAGGACGAACATCTGGCCGCCACGGGCTTCATCCACGAAATGGACCACCCCTCGGAAGGCCGCATCCGCACCACCGCCCCGCTCGGGCGCTACGCGGGCACACCGACCTCCATACGCCGCCCCGCCCCGCGGCTGGGCCAGCACAGCCGCGAGGTGCTGGCCGAGGCGGGCTTTGGGCCGGAACAGATCGACGCCATGCTCGCGCGTGGCATTACCCAGGACGGAAACAACGATGGATTTTGA